One Carassius auratus strain Wakin chromosome 16, ASM336829v1, whole genome shotgun sequence genomic window carries:
- the nes gene encoding nestin, whose protein sequence is MELLGARLPFTQFQEEKYQMLELNQRLESYLGRVKLLEEENKLLHEEIHTLKSSREPAGQRKAQEEALSQARRMLEEAWRKKDHVELEVENLMEDIEVVSIQRQKAKNAQAEAQRKLMESRKELEEERRAQIWLREKVGQLEKDLLLQMQVHQENMETMQASLKQTKQVLMAPQHTQTASIPDLGQEYSHRATQAWQEATNNYQRLVGRLEESLNQAKANMTKIHQEKRENQHQVQHLAKELESTKTKRQMLEKNLVQQKEEHKQELQHFQAQVDALEMEKDSLGQQIDSLMVDRQNLLQVKMSLGLEVATYRALLDSEGLRTDRPTTKKTSSAFFLDVLSKPTGTHPASQTTAASCHVSNAVPTSHRSITSSRTLLTSVTPSWTPTRGTPQKTPTRASVTVKAEVHIPEETENAAEKSVDQLQQERAHVDLALATTLTKTAAEPKPELKPEDIEIQEEDESKQFQEDQVVESETVASASVSVSADQLINLTQTPEIESWAGPFADPAGVSEEGKDEDTEVSVEMARISHAPKVAWEENKTVAEDEKDDASEMDVRSENISESHTDAYGDDENDNDTLKSSHISADTSKLGSSFLEQGTLDLVRDFGYHDDLMRVDEQDNVSNISEEVTEQMDSETEAAIDSINKGDKQEETEEENETKVMSPDSKVEAEDEMNINTNMKDKTDENVTEIEEEEIEVIKSDISVQGEGVDHQETLEKTVTPTEPHPYPTVNEEDPLPEESVEEEENQGEDDDSPNISASCRTDPGECDSYSQENTLADTRPLIHYKSDEETDGKVQASHLMGETSDSEEEKERMEGSLWNQSASKRFNTMEDLTEEPDMEVTGEMVTEDVVSKEEALDGDKACLMPQSDSEVHEGLDMVEKESARIELKGNLEDDSDVMTEMRKDEDHNVKVYEQPQLTENQHIHTEQPEDEKVHSYESQEQVDMDNPISFPESQQLKNSFETQSTLSMFQDTAATKEPEDLLEVSMHTNKDLTDSHSLESEINSQPYNMTSDIPNSDQEEGKSSEDESPNASQCFQKTSLLAAAGINEQPLTFTNGVTEADSASDIISLPEEVLSEEKNTEEPKAPQIDDWENSNIWGKSANAPDAAEITHASSMDENTGISPLNENLENPNKMPSLAENIFGEFEEHLEKTVESFSEKVQTVMDFESSNSGEEEEFKLKEKKGEIHSFFSTSMKEGFWSEGKTEMAATYDPGKTEDLHQTVVFGEEWRDMEGMPTAHGNPKEKMGILRGQDETHKDEQPAQAKMVLSDDSVDEGDSWSSGDE, encoded by the exons ATGGAGCTTTTGGGTGCCCGACTGCCCTTCACCCAGTTTCAGGAGGAAAAGTACCAGATGCTGGAGCTGAACCAGCGTCTTGAATCATACTTAGGCCGCGTGAAGCTTCTGGAGGAGGAAAACAAGCTACTGCATGAGGAGATCCACACTCTCAAGAGCAGCAGGGAACCAGCAGGCCAGCGCAAAGCTCAAGAGGAGGCTCTCAGCCAGGCCAGGAGGATGCTGGAGGAGGCCTGGAGGAAGAAAGACCATGTGGAACTGGAAGTCGAGAACTTGATGGAGGATATAGAGGTGGTGAGTATTCAAAGACAGAAGGCAAAGAACGCTCAGGCTGAGGCACAGAGAAAACTCATGGAGAGCAGGAAGGAGCTTGAAGAGGAGCGTAGAGCTCAGATTTGGCTAAGAGAGAAGGTTGGCCAACTTGAGAAAGACCTCCTGCTACAGATGCAAGTCCACCAGGAGAACATGGAAACCATGCAGGCCTCTCTGAAACAGACAAAACAAGTCTTGATGGCCCCACAGCACACTCAGACTGCCAGCATCCCAGACCTGGGACAAGAGTACAGCCACAGAGCAACTCAAGCATGGCAGGAGGCAACCAACAACTATCAGAGACTGGTTGGACGTCTTGAGGAAAGTCTGAACCAGGCCAAAGCTAACATGACAAAGATTCatcaagaaaagagagaaaaccaGCATCAAGTCCAGCATCTGGCAAAGGAGCTCGAGAGCACTAAGACTAAGAGGCAGATGTTGGAGAAAAACTTAGTGCAGCAGAAAGAAGAGCATAAACAGGAGCTTCAACATTTTCAG GCTCAAGTAGATGCTCTGGAGATGGAGAAGGACAGCCTGGGGCAGCAGATAGACAGCCTAATGGTGGACAGACAAAACTTGCTGCAGGTCAAGATGTCTCTTGGGCTGGAGGTGGCCACATACAG AGCTTTGCTGGACAGCGAGGGGCTGAGAACTGACAgaccaacaacaaaaaagaccAGCTCTGCTTTCTTTTTag ATGTGCTCTCAAAACCCACTGGGACCCACCCAGCCTCACAGACCACTGCTGCTTCCTGCCATGTCAGCAATGCTGTGCCTACAAGTCACAGATCAATCACCTCCTCTCGCACTCTGCTGACTAGTGTGACTCCATCATGGACCCCGACTCGAGGGACTCCACAAAAAACACCAACCAGAGCCTCAGTGACAGTAAAGGCAGAGGTTCATATCCCAGAGGAGACTGAGAACGCCGCTGAGAAGTCTGTGGATCAATTGCAGCAAGAGAGGGCCCATGTAGACCTGGCCCTTGCAACAACTCTTACCAAAACCGCTGCAGAACCAAAACCAGAGCTCAAACCAGAAGATATTGAGATTCAAGAGGAGGACGAATCAAAACAGTTCCAGGAAGATCAGGTGGTTGAATCTGAAACTGTTGCATCGGCATCAGTAAGTGTGTCAGCTGACCAACTAATTAACTTGACCCAAACTCCAGAAATAGAAAGCTGGGCTGGTCCATTCGCAGATCCTGCAGGGGTTTCAGAAGAAGGGAAGGATGAGGACACTGAAGTATCTGTTGAAATGGCTCGGATCTCACACGCACCTAAGGTTGCTTGGGAAGAAAATAAAACCGTAGCAGAGGACGAAAAAGATGATGCCTCTGAGATGGATGTAAGATCAGAGAACATCAGTGAAAGCCACACAGATGCATATGGAGATGATGAGAATGATAATGATACATTAAAATCTAGCCATATCAGTGCAGACACCAGTAAACTGGGTTCATCGTTCCTCGAGCAAGGAACTTTAGATTTGGTGCGTGATTTTGGCTATCATGACGATTTAATGAGGGTAGATGAACAGGACAATGTCAGCAATATTAGTGAGGAGGTAACAGAGCAAATGGACAGTGAAACTGAGGCAGCGATTGATTCCATCAATAAGGGCGACAAACAGGAAGAAACTGAAGAAGAGAATGAAACAAAAGTGATGAGCCCTGACTCTAAGGTGGAAGCAGAGGACGAAATGAACATTAACACTAACATGAAggataaaacagatgaaaatgtgACTGAAATAGAAGAAGAAGAGATAGAAGTGATTAAGAGTGACATTTCGGTGCAGGGTGAAGGTGTAGATCATCAGGAGACTTTAGAGAAAACTGTAACACCAACTGAACCCCATCCATATCCGACAGTAAATGAGGAAGATCCTTTACCTGAGGAATCTGTGGAAGAAGAAGAGAACCAAGGTGAAGACGATGACTCCCCAAACATATCAGCCTCGTGCAGAACCGATCCTGGCGAGTGTGACAGCTACAGTCAGGAGAACACGCTAGCAGACACTCGGCCCTTGATTCATTATAAGAGTGACGAGGAAACAGATGGGAAAGTGCAAGCCTCGCACCTCATGGGTGAGACCAGTGACAGTgaggaggagaaagaaagaatggAAGGCAGCCTCTGGAATCAGAGTGCCTCCAAACGCTTCAACACCATGGAGGATCTCACAGAAGAACCAGACATGGAGGTCACTGGAGAGATGGTGACAGAAGATGTTGTTTCTAAAGAAGAAGCACTAGATGGTGACAAGGCATGCCTGATGCCTCAAAGTGACTCGGAAGTCCATGAGGGTTTGGACATGGTGGAGAAAGAAAGTGCAAGAATTGAGCTCAAGGGAAACCTGGAAGACGATAGTGATGTTATGACAGAGATGAGGAAAGATGAAGATCATAATGTCAAGGTTTATGAGCAACCACAACTGACTGAGAACCAGCATATACACACCGAACAACCTGAGGATGAAAAAGTCCATTCATATGAAAGTCAAGAACAAGTTGATATGGACAATCCGATCTCATTCCCTGAATCCCAGCAGCTTAAAAACTCCTTTGAAACTCAATCAACTCTGAGCATGTTCCAAGATACAGCTGCAACCAAAGAACCAGAAGATCTTCTGGAAGTTTCCATGCACACCAACAAGGATCTCACAGACAGTCACTCTTTGGAGAGTGAAATAAACAGTCAACCATACAACATGACATCAGACATTCCCAACTCAGACCAGGAAGAGGGCAAGAGCTCAGAAGACGAGTCTCCAAATGCCAGCCAGTGCTTTCAGAAAACAAGCCTTTTAGCAGCGGCTGGTATTAATGAGCAGCCATTAACCTTTACTAATGGAGTCACAGAGGCTGATTCTGCGTCTGACATCATCAGTTTGCCTGAAGAAGTGCTCAGCGAGGAGAAGAACACTGAAGAACCTAAAGCCCCTCAGATTGATGACTGGGAGAATTCAAACATCTGGGGCAAAAGCGCAAATGCTCCAGATGCAGCTGAGATCACACACGCATCAAGTATGGATGAAAACACAGGCATTTCCCCACTAAACGAGAATTTAGAAAATCCAAATAAAATGCCAAGTTTAGCGGAAAACATCTTTGGAGAATTTGAAGAACATCTCGAAAAGACAGTGGAGAGCTTTTCAGAAAAAGTGCAGACTGTGATGGATTTCGAGAGCAGCAATTCAGGAGAGGAGGAGGAATTTAAGTTAAAGGAAAAGAAAGGTGAGATTCATAGCTTTTTCAGCACTAGCATGAAGGAAGGTTTCTGGAGTGAGGGGAAAACGGAGATGGCAGCTACTTATGACCCCGGCAAGACTGAAGACTTACACCAGACTGTGGTCTTTGGAGAGGAGTGGAGAGATATGGAGGGAATGCCAACAGCACATGGAAATCCTAAAGAAAAGATGGGCATCCTCAGAGGCCAGGATGAGACGCATAAAGATGAACAGCCAGCGCAAGCCAAGATGGTGCTATCTGATGACTCTGTTGATGAGGGGGATTCCTGGTCCTCTGGCGATGAATAA